The DNA sequence ATCAAATGGTCATTGTACAGAGAGTATAGAAAGAAGTTTGCAAATGCCGAGAACAGGCCTTCGAAGAATATCGATGTTTCTGGCAAGACAATCGAACTGTTCACCGATGAGCATCAGAGCGGATGGAACATTTGGGCAATAAGTCCATTTTCAGGCAGAAAACTAACCATTGACCATGATGGAAAGTTCTATGCAAAAGAAGAATAGCCTGCTCAGAATTTCAGACAGGCTCTAAAAAACAACTAACCGAACAAATGAATAAATCACCAATTTTTTTCTTAGTGGTCGCCGCCCTATTGGTAATTGCTTCTTGTAAGAAGAAAAGCCAAGAGCAGAGCGTAAAACAAGCTGTTGACCATGTTGATCCGTTTATCGGCACCGGGGGTCATGGACATACCTTTCCGGGTGCGGTAGTGCCCTTTGGCCGGGTGCAGCCCAGCCCAAGCAATGGAACGGAAGGCTGGGATTGGTGCTCAGGGTATCATATAACGGACTCGATCATTTCAGGATTCGGGCAACTGCACCTGAGCGGCACGGGCATTGGTGACTTGGGCGATATACTGGTTATGCCCACCAATAGACCCGTTGATGTGGCCTACTTTGGTAAAAGCAGGGATAGTTTGCCTTACACCTCCCGGTTTTCACACGATGAGGAAACAGCGCTCCCCGGCTATTATAGCGTTGTTTTGCCCGATAATGATGTTAAGGTCGAACTGACGGCAAATGGGTTTGTGGCGTTCCATAAATATTCGTTTCTCGATACGGGCGTACCCTCATTTATTGTTGACTTAGGATATGCCATCAATTGGGATGACCCAACAGAAAGCCATGTGGTGCTTGATAATGAAAATATGATCGTGGGGTACCGCCACAGCACAGGATGGGCCAGAAACCAAAAGGTCTTCTTTGCGATGAAATCTTCGGCCCCAATCACCAAGGCTGTGTTTGTGGCCGATGGCCAGGAATCGGAGGGTCCGGTAACGGGAGTTAAAACAGGGGCACAATTCTTTTTTGGCGAAAAAGATATGGATACGGTAGCCCTTAAAATCGCCATCTCTTCGGTCAGTATAGAGAATGCCAAAGAAAATTTAAAACTGCACGGAGAAAATACTTCCTTCGAAGAGGTGAAGAACCAAGCTTCGCAACAATGGCAGTCCGCATTGGAAAAAATCAAGGTGGAAACCCCGGTTGATTCATTGAAAACCATTTTTTATACAGCATTGTACCATGCCCAAGTGGCCCCAACACTTTTCAATGACGCGAATGGTGAGTTTCGCCTGCAAAATGATTCTATCATAAAAGCTGATGGAGATATTTTTACCACCTTATCATTATGGGACACCTTCAGGGCAGAACACCCATTGTTGAACATCATTCAGCCAGAAAGGGTCAATGATATGGTGAAGTCGCTGTTGGCCTATTACGATGAACAGGGAAGATTACCGGTTTGGACATTGTATGGCAATGAGACCAATACCATGACGGGCAACCATGGGGTTTCCGTTTTGGTGGAAGCCTTTTTGAAGGGGTATCGCGATTATGATGTAGAAAAGGCCTATTTAGCTGTTCGTGAGACCATGATGGGCGATATACGGGGGCTATCACCTTACAAAGAATATGGATATATTCCTTTTGACAAATTAGACGAATCGGTCACCATATCCCTTGAGTTTGCTTACAATGACTGGTGCGTGGCACAAATGGCACGTGAACTGGGCAAAGATGATGATTACACCTATTTCAGTAAGCGTTCAGAAGCTTTTAAACAGCTGTATGACGCCAGTACTGGTTTTATGCGGGGCAGGTCATCTGATGGTAAAAGCTGGCGTGAACCCTTCGACCCAAAATTTTCGAATCACCGAGAGCATACCGATTATACCGAAGGCAATGCATGGCAGCACAGCTGGTTTGTGTTGCACGATGTTTCTGGGTTTATTGAACTGCATGGTGGTAATGAAGCCTTTGCCCAAAAACTGGAACAACTTTTTACCGAAAGTTCTGAGATTACTGGCGATAATGTTTCGGTTGACATTTCAGGACTCATTGGCCAGTATGCCCATGGCAACGAACCCAGTCACCATATTGCCTATATGTTCAATAAGGCCGACAAGCCTTGGAAGACCCAATACTGGGTACGTGAAATTTTAGATACCCAATATAGTACTCGTCCAGATGGCTTGAGTGGTAATGAAGATTGTGGGCAAATGTCAGCTTGGTATGTGTTTAGTTCACTGGGCCTGTATCCGATGAACCCGGCATCGGGTGAATATGAGCTTGGCAGCCCGGTTTTTGAAAAAGCCACCATAGCACTTCCAGATGGAAAATCATTGGTGGTCAAAGCAGAAGAAACTTCATCAATCAATAGATATATTCAATCGGTCAAACTCAATGGAAAGCCATTGGAGCGAACCTATATTACACACGATGAGCTTATGGCAGGAGGTACGTTGGAATTTGAAATGGGCAAGAATCCCCTGAAGTAAACAAATTTTGGGCAATCCTGATAATTATCGGGACACGAGAGATTCATAAGGTGATAACCTAAAAAATTCCGAAGCCGAGATTCGGAGCAATTAAATCTCGATTATCGAGTAACACGATTTAACCCAGGTTAAAATATTTATGGCAATAGCGG is a window from the Muricauda sp. SCSIO 65647 genome containing:
- a CDS encoding GH92 family glycosyl hydrolase; its protein translation is MNKSPIFFLVVAALLVIASCKKKSQEQSVKQAVDHVDPFIGTGGHGHTFPGAVVPFGRVQPSPSNGTEGWDWCSGYHITDSIISGFGQLHLSGTGIGDLGDILVMPTNRPVDVAYFGKSRDSLPYTSRFSHDEETALPGYYSVVLPDNDVKVELTANGFVAFHKYSFLDTGVPSFIVDLGYAINWDDPTESHVVLDNENMIVGYRHSTGWARNQKVFFAMKSSAPITKAVFVADGQESEGPVTGVKTGAQFFFGEKDMDTVALKIAISSVSIENAKENLKLHGENTSFEEVKNQASQQWQSALEKIKVETPVDSLKTIFYTALYHAQVAPTLFNDANGEFRLQNDSIIKADGDIFTTLSLWDTFRAEHPLLNIIQPERVNDMVKSLLAYYDEQGRLPVWTLYGNETNTMTGNHGVSVLVEAFLKGYRDYDVEKAYLAVRETMMGDIRGLSPYKEYGYIPFDKLDESVTISLEFAYNDWCVAQMARELGKDDDYTYFSKRSEAFKQLYDASTGFMRGRSSDGKSWREPFDPKFSNHREHTDYTEGNAWQHSWFVLHDVSGFIELHGGNEAFAQKLEQLFTESSEITGDNVSVDISGLIGQYAHGNEPSHHIAYMFNKADKPWKTQYWVREILDTQYSTRPDGLSGNEDCGQMSAWYVFSSLGLYPMNPASGEYELGSPVFEKATIALPDGKSLVVKAEETSSINRYIQSVKLNGKPLERTYITHDELMAGGTLEFEMGKNPLK